A genomic window from Caldicellulosiruptor kronotskyensis 2002 includes:
- a CDS encoding peroxiredoxin, producing MENINRIPLLGEKFPSMTVKTTHGMKKLPDDYAGKWFVLFSHPGDFTPVCTTEFVAFAKKAEEFKKLNAELIGLSVDQVFAHIKWIEWIEEKLGVKIPFPVIADELGKVATTLGMLHEAKGTNTVRAVFIVDDKGILRLMMYYPQEVGRNIDEILRALKALQTSDQNGVATPENWPNNGLIGDKVIIPPAATEDLAKERLQKAKAGEIECFDWWFCYKKL from the coding sequence ATGGAAAATATAAACAGAATTCCATTGCTTGGTGAGAAGTTCCCGAGCATGACGGTAAAAACAACTCACGGTATGAAAAAACTTCCTGATGACTATGCAGGAAAATGGTTTGTGCTCTTTTCGCATCCAGGAGACTTTACACCTGTTTGCACAACAGAGTTTGTGGCATTTGCAAAGAAGGCAGAGGAGTTTAAAAAACTTAACGCTGAGCTGATTGGACTTTCGGTTGACCAAGTTTTTGCTCACATAAAGTGGATTGAGTGGATTGAAGAAAAGCTTGGTGTAAAAATTCCGTTCCCTGTTATTGCAGATGAGCTTGGCAAAGTGGCAACCACTTTAGGAATGCTTCATGAGGCAAAAGGAACAAACACAGTCAGGGCTGTTTTTATAGTAGATGATAAAGGAATTTTAAGGCTTATGATGTACTATCCTCAAGAGGTTGGAAGAAACATTGATGAGATATTAAGAGCGCTAAAGGCACTGCAAACATCAGACCAAAACGGTGTTGCTACTCCTGAGAACTGGCCAAACAACGGGTTGATTGGCGATAAAGTAATAATTCCACCTGCTGCAACAGAAGATTTAGCAAAAGAAAGGCTTCAAAAAGCCAAAGCTGGCGAGATTGAGTGTTTTGATTGGTGGTTTTGTTATAAGAAGCTGTGA
- a CDS encoding UvrD-helicase domain-containing protein: MHYAEKFSKSPLTETQQNILKVNFPFYLKAGAGTGKTELLVELIIKCLNENPKASISNFVVITFTNKATSEVKRRLVERLYFDYSLNHKKLSSLSSLLADNRNIMNRQEDEKRKFVDLTSMLNVYTIHGFCEIILRQYGYLIGISPKFEIKSVTWKLNEIIRKAIDNYAENEFLNVLPSYRLHQLVRTLYEECDNKGDEITEKDIKNKFRKNQEQYFWSNFKDSFLDLFLEVGREIENFKKENNILTPNDLIKYASKLVKGNDFVATKLASKYKYLFIDEFQDTNRSQFELVNTLLEKGVNIFLVGDEKQSIYSFRGADIQSSIEMGNIIANKCNSPLIEMTDNFRSNKNVIEVINKIFSQSYSATYKGKLYQIKFDNYQPLIFPQINKSYVDQRSFPQYKWKGKTSKIENTLTIEEMDISTIIKKIKNEMCYSDNSDIKYSDIAVLCRKNRQVEKIADELKKNKIPVKIYGGGGFFQSNAIISTCKLFEYISYPSEITKHEVKNTDYYFAMLSTGRNDLEKFLNELSLYARSNIVADILNFVFENTNIEEYYISTSQHQELYNLYKLREIVRNIHNQEFLHPLSFFEYLNNMILTGQKEENADFIEDKQQDSIQVMTIHKSKGLAFNIVIIPFIDEPIVISDTEPLITYRKTEKEMMIGFNKHKLKIYNNIEDDLDFSSMVTDEIKKQFEEELRVYYVAITRARELIILKTNNRRENNIYRNTITSFLDWIKQIDNFNFYNKHFKLLEKGKL; encoded by the coding sequence ATGCACTATGCTGAAAAGTTTTCAAAATCTCCATTAACTGAGACTCAACAAAATATTTTGAAGGTAAATTTTCCCTTTTATCTTAAGGCTGGAGCAGGAACAGGTAAGACTGAATTATTAGTGGAGTTAATAATCAAATGTTTAAATGAAAATCCTAAGGCATCTATATCAAATTTTGTAGTTATTACATTTACTAACAAGGCAACATCAGAAGTCAAGAGGAGATTAGTTGAAAGATTATATTTCGATTATTCTTTAAATCATAAGAAATTGTCATCTCTTTCCTCATTATTAGCTGATAATAGAAATATTATGAATAGACAGGAAGATGAGAAAAGAAAATTTGTAGATTTAACATCTATGTTAAATGTCTATACAATCCACGGTTTTTGCGAAATTATTTTACGACAGTATGGATATCTTATAGGTATATCTCCTAAATTTGAAATAAAAAGTGTTACATGGAAGTTAAATGAAATTATTAGAAAGGCTATTGACAATTATGCAGAAAATGAATTTTTAAATGTTTTACCTTCTTATCGACTGCATCAACTTGTAAGAACACTTTATGAAGAATGCGATAATAAAGGTGACGAAATAACTGAAAAAGACATTAAAAATAAGTTTAGGAAAAATCAAGAACAATATTTTTGGTCTAACTTTAAAGATTCCTTTTTGGATCTATTTTTAGAAGTAGGAAGAGAAATTGAAAATTTTAAAAAAGAAAACAATATCTTGACTCCAAATGATTTGATTAAATATGCATCAAAACTTGTTAAAGGAAATGATTTTGTTGCAACTAAACTTGCTTCAAAATACAAGTATCTCTTTATAGATGAATTCCAAGATACTAACCGCAGTCAATTTGAATTGGTAAATACATTACTGGAAAAAGGGGTTAATATATTCCTTGTAGGGGATGAAAAACAATCTATATACTCTTTCAGAGGTGCAGACATCCAAAGCTCAATAGAAATGGGGAATATTATTGCTAATAAGTGTAACAGCCCATTGATAGAAATGACAGATAATTTTAGAAGTAACAAGAATGTGATAGAGGTAATTAACAAAATTTTCTCGCAAAGCTATTCAGCTACATATAAAGGTAAATTATATCAAATTAAATTTGATAATTATCAACCATTAATATTTCCGCAGATAAACAAATCTTACGTTGACCAAAGAAGCTTCCCACAATATAAATGGAAGGGGAAAACCTCAAAAATAGAAAACACTTTAACAATTGAAGAAATGGATATCTCAACAATTATAAAAAAGATTAAAAATGAAATGTGTTATTCAGACAACAGTGATATTAAATATTCAGATATTGCGGTATTATGTAGAAAAAATAGACAAGTTGAAAAAATTGCAGATGAATTAAAGAAAAACAAAATACCAGTAAAAATCTATGGTGGAGGCGGTTTTTTTCAAAGTAACGCAATAATTAGTACATGTAAATTGTTCGAGTATATATCTTACCCTTCTGAAATTACAAAACATGAAGTAAAAAATACAGATTATTATTTTGCTATGTTATCAACAGGCAGAAACGATTTAGAAAAATTTTTAAACGAACTTTCTCTTTATGCAAGAAGCAATATTGTAGCTGACATTCTAAATTTTGTATTTGAAAATACAAATATAGAAGAATATTATATCTCGACAAGCCAACATCAGGAATTATATAACTTATATAAATTACGAGAGATAGTTAGAAATATCCATAATCAAGAATTTTTGCATCCTCTTTCCTTCTTTGAATATCTAAATAATATGATACTGACCGGACAAAAAGAAGAAAATGCAGATTTTATTGAGGATAAACAACAAGATAGCATTCAAGTAATGACTATTCACAAATCAAAAGGATTAGCATTCAATATTGTAATCATTCCTTTTATAGATGAACCAATAGTGATAAGTGACACTGAGCCATTAATTACTTACAGGAAAACTGAAAAAGAAATGATGATTGGCTTTAATAAACATAAATTGAAAATTTATAATAATATAGAAGATGACTTAGACTTTTCTTCTATGGTAACCGATGAAATAAAAAAGCAATTTGAAGAGGAGTTGAGAGTATATTATGTGGCCATTACAAGAGCACGAGAATTGATAATACTAAAAACAAATAATAGAAGGGAAAATAATATTTATCGTAATACAATAACATCTTTTTTAGACTGGATTAAACAAATAGATAATTTCAATTTTTATAATAAACATTTTAAACTCTTAGAAAAAGGCAAACTTTGA
- a CDS encoding PD-(D/E)XK nuclease family protein, with protein sequence MLETHNKVRLLSHENIEGLKNKIEESKGNFLLITATVNLKRLRLIQGKKMNINFVKYRHINNESSEIPCDDFNLCTFEDFKEYLRFLIHKEGKYISTLDQKIILYELIKNFYFSKTSDECHIYHSLLNELFELYQFLIFREVTKIPQSILSNIKDKYPSFFYNVFELFNKFLDELENIRIGNTPTIKINSEQLNQLIGKDVYINKLKSKVLEVLNKYNVIFFDGFLFFDDIQYFIIQQAIKLNKEVYLISKSNILDQTEGIILQYYKTLFNIELSEIINFSKNFYLSKPTDSEHTSPENPKKWLVTVRNNFLKDTSFEKDQEDHSIIIYKPFSNREEELIFVIKKIGELIREKIDPEKEDLKNQINNILNEIAIVIGIEKDKHEEMIDALLRQYGVFLFDQKMMSEEELKTIDINSFNKIYYSKFDFFRTEIKKINGSELSFKEKLELFDKCFKRINVIKAKRPISSYPVAQFIIQLCELIVKGIDVDKFKIILFSNWKYFTDNSDKWSDYLFQFRIIQEYFRNSNDISEWIAITLRIKEEKKSLLNKYSGHPFLAVSDDFLNVMEDILLLLNEIKNKLKDEETSIKNFIEKIRDYLLDFDSDDILKVGDPETDFERKLILKISETLKEISISSFLTTDVEYFANNIINIIDEFKNEPEEFENDELYLNVENLENMHKFKYVFFVMAEDDKYPRPYRLEFPFSEEIIEIIENYKICEKPAHIHSLDYHLQLEKYLFKNVLDFTQERIYFTYSQREGDKELTHSIFIEDLISILGKEGKNIEEVALSPKYQPRINRSSINIDKNNIVICKGKFKEKIIRNEVVLYNYCKKLFFYKKLLSDGKHIAYFDTYQLGRFSSWFYFSSCLYEHSQIYSGKVYSIHDNEYCLDLINIMKNNEARLKSYFSLLNEKEFDDCIKFTKGYIYRLIKRIAQKKINNFNAMSVYDKYIITSIANEKSTIQIPLFSYLEFVIMLTIWEQNNPNDAKRIFDRYYNRQIDKNSIQDFSLKLSDISIPLLKCNACEIKNICKLDKVSWGVSD encoded by the coding sequence ATGTTAGAGACACATAATAAAGTAAGATTATTAAGTCATGAAAATATAGAAGGATTAAAAAATAAAATAGAAGAAAGTAAAGGCAACTTCCTTCTTATTACTGCAACCGTAAATCTAAAAAGGTTAAGGCTAATCCAAGGAAAAAAAATGAACATTAATTTTGTTAAATACAGACACATAAATAATGAATCGTCTGAAATACCTTGTGATGACTTTAACTTATGTACATTTGAAGATTTTAAAGAATACTTAAGATTTTTAATTCACAAAGAAGGAAAGTATATTTCTACACTAGACCAAAAGATAATTTTATATGAGTTGATAAAAAACTTCTATTTTAGCAAAACTTCTGATGAGTGTCATATTTATCATTCTTTGTTAAATGAGTTGTTTGAATTATATCAATTTCTAATCTTTCGAGAGGTTACAAAAATTCCTCAATCAATTTTAAGCAATATAAAGGATAAATATCCCTCTTTTTTTTATAACGTTTTTGAACTTTTTAATAAATTTTTGGATGAATTAGAGAATATAAGGATCGGAAATACACCTACTATAAAAATCAATAGTGAACAGTTAAATCAATTGATAGGAAAAGATGTTTACATTAATAAATTAAAAAGCAAAGTGTTGGAGGTATTAAACAAATACAATGTAATATTTTTTGATGGTTTTCTGTTCTTTGATGATATCCAGTATTTCATCATCCAACAGGCTATAAAACTTAATAAAGAAGTATACCTAATTTCTAAATCAAACATTTTGGATCAAACTGAAGGAATTATTTTGCAATATTATAAAACACTGTTTAATATTGAATTGAGTGAAATTATAAACTTTAGTAAAAATTTTTATTTATCAAAACCAACTGATTCTGAACATACATCCCCTGAAAATCCAAAAAAATGGTTAGTTACTGTGCGCAATAATTTCTTAAAAGATACTTCTTTTGAAAAAGACCAAGAAGACCATTCCATAATAATTTACAAACCATTTTCTAACAGAGAAGAAGAACTTATATTTGTTATAAAGAAAATCGGAGAGTTAATCAGAGAAAAAATTGATCCAGAAAAAGAAGACCTAAAAAATCAAATAAATAATATTTTAAATGAAATTGCTATTGTAATAGGTATCGAAAAGGATAAACATGAAGAAATGATAGATGCACTTTTGCGCCAATATGGAGTATTTTTGTTTGATCAAAAGATGATGTCTGAAGAAGAATTAAAAACAATTGATATTAATTCTTTTAATAAGATCTACTATAGTAAATTCGATTTCTTTCGAACAGAAATAAAAAAGATTAATGGTTCTGAACTGTCCTTTAAAGAAAAATTAGAGTTATTTGATAAATGTTTTAAAAGGATTAATGTTATAAAAGCAAAAAGACCAATTTCTTCTTACCCCGTAGCTCAATTCATCATTCAGTTGTGTGAACTTATTGTAAAAGGAATAGATGTAGATAAGTTTAAAATTATACTATTTTCTAACTGGAAATATTTTACTGATAACAGTGATAAGTGGAGTGACTACCTGTTCCAATTTAGAATAATCCAAGAGTATTTTAGAAACAGCAATGATATTTCTGAGTGGATAGCAATTACTCTGAGAATTAAAGAAGAAAAAAAATCATTGCTAAATAAATATAGCGGGCATCCTTTCTTAGCTGTGTCCGATGATTTTTTAAATGTTATGGAAGACATACTCCTGCTATTAAATGAAATAAAAAACAAATTGAAAGATGAAGAGACAAGTATAAAAAACTTTATTGAAAAAATAAGGGATTATTTACTCGATTTTGATTCTGATGACATCTTAAAAGTAGGAGATCCAGAAACTGATTTTGAGAGAAAGTTGATTTTGAAAATAAGTGAGACTTTAAAAGAAATAAGTATTTCTTCGTTTTTAACTACAGATGTTGAATATTTTGCAAATAATATTATAAACATAATAGACGAATTTAAAAACGAACCAGAAGAATTTGAAAACGATGAGCTTTACCTCAATGTAGAAAATTTAGAGAACATGCATAAATTTAAATATGTCTTTTTTGTAATGGCGGAAGATGATAAATACCCAAGACCATATAGACTTGAATTTCCATTTTCAGAGGAGATTATAGAAATTATTGAGAATTACAAAATATGCGAAAAACCTGCGCATATTCACTCACTTGATTATCATTTGCAATTAGAAAAATATCTTTTCAAAAACGTTTTAGATTTTACTCAAGAAAGAATATATTTTACTTATTCTCAAAGAGAAGGAGATAAAGAATTAACACATTCAATCTTTATAGAAGATTTAATATCTATTTTGGGCAAAGAAGGCAAAAACATAGAAGAAGTTGCTTTAAGCCCTAAATATCAACCAAGAATTAATAGAAGTTCTATTAACATTGATAAAAATAACATAGTAATCTGCAAGGGTAAATTTAAAGAGAAAATTATAAGAAATGAAGTAGTATTGTATAATTACTGTAAAAAATTATTTTTCTATAAGAAACTTCTAAGTGATGGCAAACATATTGCATATTTTGACACTTATCAATTAGGAAGATTTTCTTCGTGGTTTTATTTTTCAAGTTGCTTATATGAACACTCACAAATATACTCAGGAAAAGTATATAGCATACACGATAATGAATACTGTCTCGATTTAATAAATATTATGAAAAATAATGAAGCTCGATTAAAAAGCTATTTCTCCTTATTGAATGAAAAAGAATTTGATGATTGCATTAAGTTTACAAAAGGTTATATTTATAGACTTATAAAAAGAATTGCTCAAAAGAAGATAAACAATTTTAATGCTATGTCTGTTTACGATAAATATATAATAACATCAATAGCAAACGAAAAAAGCACAATACAAATACCTTTATTCAGTTACTTAGAATTTGTAATAATGTTAACTATTTGGGAACAAAATAATCCAAATGATGCTAAAAGAATATTTGACAGATACTATAACAGGCAAATAGATAAAAATTCCATACAAGATTTTAGTTTAAAACTTTCCGATATTTCAATTCCACTATTAAAATGCAATGCTTGTGAAATAAAAAATATTTGTAAGCTTGACAAAGTTAGCTGGGGGGTATCAGATTGA
- a CDS encoding phospholipase D family protein gives MLHFVTTLKDEFIRYIPTLEKKITILSAYVTYEAFLFVNNELIKNKKDNIEKVIVLRFDLKDFYNSVSEFKFEESIKKYKWKVYINFDMHSKNYYFDDKFAIIGSHNLTKSGIGLVKVGESNIKESGIVCNLTSSMLQYIEEVIKSSIEVDETLATILDNFINQSKEKQTLSEVEELDSELKKSLLLKKINKTAVTINKEESQDIEKVLLQIIKKSPHNFLEEIPLEERALYKFIQYNEWFRNYIIDLDRNEFSLHRPFENLVKLYKLKNKIYREKVDLENPKIPQESIEELAIKIKEKFNITVIKDRVSLLGDKILFKVFHPNH, from the coding sequence ATGTTACATTTTGTTACTACATTGAAAGATGAGTTTATTAGGTACATTCCCACTTTAGAGAAAAAGATAACAATATTGAGTGCATATGTAACCTATGAGGCTTTCCTGTTTGTAAACAATGAATTGATAAAAAATAAAAAAGACAACATAGAAAAAGTAATTGTTTTGAGGTTTGATTTAAAAGACTTTTATAATTCTGTAAGTGAATTTAAATTTGAAGAAAGTATCAAAAAATACAAATGGAAGGTATATATTAATTTTGATATGCATTCGAAAAACTATTACTTCGATGATAAATTTGCAATCATAGGAAGTCACAATCTGACAAAAAGCGGTATCGGATTAGTAAAAGTAGGCGAGAGTAATATAAAAGAAAGCGGAATTGTGTGTAATTTAACTTCGAGTATGTTGCAATATATAGAAGAGGTAATCAAAAGTTCTATTGAAGTGGATGAAACATTAGCCACAATATTAGATAATTTCATTAACCAGTCTAAAGAAAAACAAACATTATCTGAAGTAGAAGAATTAGATAGCGAATTAAAAAAGTCATTGCTCTTGAAAAAAATTAATAAAACGGCTGTTACTATTAATAAAGAAGAATCCCAGGACATTGAGAAAGTTTTATTGCAAATAATAAAAAAGTCACCTCATAACTTTTTAGAAGAAATCCCTTTAGAAGAGAGAGCACTTTATAAATTTATCCAGTACAATGAATGGTTTAGAAATTATATTATTGATTTAGATAGAAATGAATTTTCCCTCCATAGACCCTTTGAAAACTTAGTGAAGCTATATAAGCTTAAAAACAAAATTTACAGAGAAAAAGTAGATTTAGAAAATCCCAAAATTCCTCAAGAGAGCATTGAGGAATTAGCAATAAAAATAAAAGAAAAATTCAACATAACTGTAATAAAAGATAGAGTTTCATTGTTAGGAGATAAAATATTATTTAAAGTATTTCATCCAAATCACTAA
- a CDS encoding phosphoadenosine phosphosulfate reductase domain-containing protein, with protein MSLTSKIYYCEKCNVPIYSERCEVCGSEGKYLATDVRPVFLKERLLMELILNKPFELKYSSVWADISGNRYFIDGKELRINKKQVYNNLSESDLKEISGKLREVEDEEEKEKFDESIKKFIVANSSHFQKILFEAKNFIKENTKGYNLDEIFISFSGGKDSTVVSDLVMKALSTSKIIHIHGDTTLEFPFTTEYVNRFRKNNPYTPLIIASNKDANFFELCDILGPPSRVMRWCCTVFKTGPITKKINMLFKNKEKVLTFYGIRSSESNSRSKYSEVTISPKITRQVVISPIFNWTDFDVWLYILTTGIDFNEAYKLGYTRVGCWCCPNNSEWSQFLSRIYLTEMTEKWEKLLVDFARRLGKEDAEIYVKEGKWKARQGGEGLEYSNNSIISYKPCSNEENTFYYELKKPISKQLYEYFKPFGELNFEIGNKLLGEVYVLDSNKNVVLKLQGIEGDTNLKVSVYGSKSKIMKQKIDAQITKYQMCIGCLACESICPLGAIKIIENEYKIDDNRCVRCGNCIHYFDGGCYIRKVLTIKRGV; from the coding sequence ATGTCTTTAACTTCAAAAATATACTATTGTGAAAAGTGCAATGTACCCATTTATTCAGAAAGATGCGAAGTATGTGGGTCAGAAGGAAAATATCTAGCAACAGATGTTCGCCCGGTTTTTCTAAAAGAAAGGTTACTAATGGAGTTAATCCTTAACAAACCTTTTGAATTAAAATATTCGTCAGTTTGGGCTGATATTAGTGGTAATAGATATTTCATAGATGGTAAAGAATTGCGGATAAATAAAAAACAAGTTTACAATAATCTCTCAGAATCAGACTTAAAAGAAATTAGTGGGAAACTGAGAGAAGTAGAAGACGAAGAAGAAAAAGAAAAATTTGATGAATCAATCAAAAAATTTATTGTGGCAAATAGTTCTCACTTTCAAAAAATATTATTTGAAGCAAAAAATTTTATAAAGGAAAATACAAAAGGATATAATTTGGACGAAATATTTATATCTTTTAGCGGTGGCAAGGACTCTACTGTTGTTAGTGATTTGGTAATGAAAGCTTTGAGCACGTCAAAAATAATACATATTCACGGGGACACTACACTAGAATTTCCTTTTACTACTGAATATGTAAATAGGTTTAGAAAAAATAATCCATATACCCCACTAATTATTGCAAGCAATAAAGATGCGAACTTTTTTGAATTGTGTGATATTTTAGGACCGCCAAGTAGAGTGATGCGATGGTGTTGTACAGTCTTCAAAACTGGTCCAATTACTAAAAAAATTAATATGCTTTTCAAAAATAAAGAAAAAGTATTAACATTTTATGGAATAAGAAGCAGCGAAAGTAATAGCAGAAGTAAGTATAGTGAAGTTACTATAAGCCCTAAAATTACAAGGCAAGTAGTAATTTCTCCTATATTTAATTGGACAGATTTTGATGTATGGCTTTATATTCTAACTACAGGAATTGATTTTAATGAAGCATACAAATTAGGCTATACAAGAGTAGGTTGTTGGTGCTGTCCAAATAATAGTGAATGGTCGCAATTTTTGTCGCGTATATATTTGACAGAGATGACAGAGAAATGGGAAAAGCTGCTTGTAGATTTTGCAAGAAGATTGGGAAAAGAAGATGCAGAAATTTATGTTAAAGAAGGTAAGTGGAAGGCAAGGCAAGGTGGAGAGGGATTAGAATATAGTAATAACTCAATTATCAGTTATAAACCTTGCAGCAATGAAGAAAATACTTTTTATTATGAACTTAAAAAGCCGATTTCTAAACAACTATATGAATATTTCAAACCGTTTGGAGAGTTGAATTTTGAAATAGGGAACAAATTATTGGGAGAAGTTTATGTGCTCGATAGTAACAAAAATGTTGTATTAAAGTTGCAAGGTATTGAAGGTGATACAAATTTAAAAGTCAGTGTTTATGGCAGTAAATCAAAAATAATGAAACAAAAAATAGATGCCCAAATTACAAAATATCAGATGTGTATAGGATGTTTGGCTTGTGAGAGTATATGTCCTCTGGGTGCGATAAAAATCATTGAAAATGAATACAAAATAGATGACAATAGATGTGTAAGATGCGGAAATTGTATTCATTATTTTGATGGGGGCTGTTATATAAGAAAAGTGTTAACTATAAAAAGAGGTGTTTAA
- a CDS encoding DUF4007 family protein — protein MENVKYKLKGHGSFYIREGWLQKGLKKFQAEGPDLFSKREANEILGVGANMVSAIKYWLISTGLLEYSNDKKTLCISSLGEKIRQYDPYFEDYFTLWILHYNIATNKEYCTLWYLFFNKIDVKYFSKQELFELMKEKFEEIFKPTKYSTQSLEDDCECILKMYLYNKYEEVSPEDNLISPFAKLGLIKFKDRKKGVYEKGSPNFNLLPPLVILYALVDYLNGKTAIDLEEVVFGSNAIGKIFNIDNFAFYRYLDILEKQGYVKIVRTADLNTLYVNLNSKNDVLEEYYTHEARNRYVYN, from the coding sequence ATGGAAAATGTGAAATATAAATTGAAAGGACACGGTTCGTTTTACATCAGAGAAGGCTGGCTTCAGAAAGGATTAAAGAAATTTCAAGCAGAAGGACCTGATTTGTTCAGCAAAAGAGAAGCAAATGAAATTTTAGGTGTTGGAGCAAATATGGTCAGTGCAATAAAGTATTGGCTTATCTCGACTGGATTATTGGAATATAGCAATGATAAAAAAACTTTATGTATTAGCTCATTGGGAGAAAAAATACGCCAATATGATCCGTATTTTGAGGACTATTTTACACTTTGGATACTTCATTATAATATTGCAACTAACAAGGAATATTGTACATTATGGTACTTATTTTTTAATAAAATAGATGTCAAATATTTTTCAAAGCAAGAGCTATTCGAACTTATGAAGGAGAAATTTGAGGAAATTTTCAAACCTACCAAATATTCAACTCAGTCTTTAGAAGACGACTGCGAATGTATCTTAAAAATGTATTTGTATAATAAGTACGAAGAAGTTTCACCAGAAGATAATTTGATCTCTCCATTTGCAAAATTAGGTTTAATTAAATTTAAAGACAGAAAAAAGGGTGTGTATGAAAAAGGAAGTCCCAATTTCAATTTATTGCCTCCATTAGTTATTTTGTATGCTCTCGTGGACTATTTGAACGGAAAAACAGCTATTGATTTAGAGGAAGTTGTCTTTGGAAGCAATGCAATTGGCAAAATATTCAATATTGATAATTTTGCTTTTTACAGATATTTGGATATTTTGGAAAAGCAAGGGTATGTCAAAATAGTAAGGACTGCAGACCTGAATACCCTTTATGTAAATTTAAATAGCAAAAATGACGTTTTGGAGGAGTATTACACTCATGAAGCAAGGAATAGATATGTCTATAACTAA
- a CDS encoding aminotransferase class V-fold PLP-dependent enzyme, with protein MKKIIYLDNAATTYPKPQIVYDQMDYVNRYLAFNAGRGLYKGAKDAEEIIAETRELIAKLVNVNRSEYVILFPSATVALNVIINGLKWDKAFNVYVSPFEHNSVLRPLYKVSKKENIEIKELPFNKETFEWDIDKTKKLFEENKPDCVFITHISNVTGFILPVKEISTLAKQYEAKVILDAAQSMGLINLDLYEVNADFVVFAGHKNLYGPFGVGGFIANPKSFSIEALEPFVVGGTGSDSLNLEMPDSLPQRFEAGSPNIVAIAGLNAALKWISEKKGEMERKERELTQILVRELKDLEIELYLPSDLQNHIGIVSLNLDGYRADEVSYILDRRFNVATRAGFHCAAFVHRFLGTVERGGTVRISVGYFNNEDEIKYLVDCLKKIIAY; from the coding sequence ATGAAAAAAATTATATATTTAGATAATGCTGCAACAACATATCCTAAACCTCAGATAGTTTATGATCAAATGGATTATGTCAATCGATATTTAGCTTTTAATGCAGGTAGAGGATTGTATAAAGGTGCAAAAGATGCTGAAGAAATTATTGCTGAAACCCGAGAGTTAATTGCTAAATTAGTGAACGTTAATAGAAGTGAGTATGTCATTTTATTTCCATCTGCAACAGTGGCCTTAAACGTAATCATTAATGGATTGAAATGGGATAAAGCTTTTAATGTCTATGTTTCTCCGTTTGAACATAACTCTGTCTTGAGACCTCTTTACAAGGTATCCAAAAAGGAAAATATCGAAATAAAAGAATTACCATTTAATAAAGAGACGTTTGAATGGGATATTGATAAAACTAAGAAACTTTTTGAAGAGAATAAACCTGATTGTGTTTTTATAACTCACATCAGTAATGTGACAGGTTTTATTTTGCCAGTTAAAGAAATTAGTACTTTAGCAAAACAATACGAAGCGAAAGTTATTTTAGATGCTGCACAATCAATGGGGCTTATAAATTTAGATTTGTACGAAGTGAATGCAGACTTTGTAGTTTTTGCTGGACACAAAAATTTATATGGGCCTTTTGGAGTGGGAGGCTTTATTGCGAATCCAAAAAGTTTTTCAATAGAAGCATTAGAGCCATTTGTTGTTGGCGGCACTGGTAGTGATTCACTAAACCTTGAGATGCCAGATAGCCTGCCTCAGCGGTTTGAGGCAGGTAGTCCTAATATTGTGGCAATCGCTGGATTGAATGCTGCTCTCAAATGGATATCAGAGAAAAAAGGAGAAATGGAAAGAAAGGAAAGAGAACTTACACAAATCTTAGTAAGGGAATTAAAAGATTTAGAAATCGAGTTATATTTGCCTTCAGATTTACAAAATCACATAGGAATAGTATCTTTAAATTTAGATGGATATAGAGCTGATGAAGTCAGTTATATTTTGGACAGGAGATTTAATGTTGCGACCCGGGCAGGTTTTCATTGTGCAGCGTTTGTTCATAGATTTTTAGGAACAGTTGAAAGAGGCGGAACAGTAAGAATAAGTGTGGGATATTTCAATAATGAAGATGAAATCAAATATCTTGTTGACTGCTTGAAAAAAATCATTGCTTATTAA